One Sylvia atricapilla isolate bSylAtr1 chromosome 24, bSylAtr1.pri, whole genome shotgun sequence genomic window carries:
- the YTHDF2 gene encoding YTH domain-containing family protein 2 isoform X1, whose amino-acid sequence MSASSLLEQRPKGQGNKVQNGSVHQKDGLNDDDFEPYLSPQARPNNAYTAMSDSYLPSYFSPSIGFSYSLGEAAWSTGGDPPMPYLTSYGQLSNGEPHFLPDAMFGQPGALGSTPFLGQHGFNFFPSGIDFSAWGNNSSQGQSTQSSGYSSNYAYAPSSLGGAMIDGQSTFANETLNKAPGMNAIDQGMAALKLGSADVTSSVPKVVGSAVGSGSITSNIVTSNSLPLAAIAPPKPTSWADIASKPAKQQPKLKTKNGIAGSSLPPPPIKHNMDIGTWDNKGPVAKASSQALVQNLAQQPAQVSPQPMGQQINSSPPVTQALGGQQPQVLPPPAPLPVPPAQPTRWVPPRNRGSGFSQNGVDGNGVGQAQASSPSEPHPVLEKLRSVNNYNPKDFDWNPKHGRVFIIKSYSEDDIHRSIKYNIWCSTEHGNKRLDAAYRSMNGKGPVYLLFSVNGSGHFCGAAEMKSAVDYNTCAGVWSQDKWKGRFDVRWIFVKDVPNSQLRHIRLENNENKPVTNSRDTQEVPLEKAKQVLKIIATYKHTTSIFDDFSHYEKRQEEEENVKKERQGRVK is encoded by the exons ATGTCGGCTAGTAGCCTCCTGGAGCAG AGACCCAAGGGCCAAGGCAACAAAG TGCAAAACGGCTCTGTGCACCAGAAGGATGGGTTGAATGATGATGACTTTGAGCCCTACCTGAGTCCCCAGGCCCGTCCG aataatGCATACACTGCAATGTCTGATTCCTACTTACCAAGCTACTTCAGTCCCTCCATTGGATTCTCCTACTCCTTAGGCGAAGCTGCCTGGTCCACAGGGGGAGACCCCCCCATGCCCTACCTGACCTCGTATGGACAGCTGAGCAACGGGGAGCCTCACTTCCTCCCTGACGCCATGTTCGGGCAGCCAGGGGCCCTTGGCAGCACTCCGTTCCTCGGGCAGCACGGCTTTAACTTCTTTCCAAGTGGGATTGACTTTTCAGCTTGGGGGAATAACAGTTCTCAGGGACAATCCACTCAAAGCTCTGGCTACAGCAGCAACTATGCTTACGCTCCCAGCTCACTGGGAGGGGCCATGATCGATGGACAGTCGACCTTTGCCAACGAGACTCTGAACAAGGCTCCTGGCATGAATGCCATCGACCAGGGCATGGCAGCCCTCAAGCTGGGCAGCGCAGACGTGACAAGCAGTGTCCCAAAAGTCGTCGGCTCAGCCGTGGGCAGCGGATCTATCACCAGTAATATTGTGACATCGAACAGTTTGCCTTTGGCAGCGATTGCACCACCAAAGCCAACTTCATGGGCTGACATTGCCAGCAAACCCGCCAAGCAGCAGCCCAAGCTGAAGACCAAGAATGGCATTGCAGGGTCAAGTCTTCCACCACCTCCCATAAAACATAACATGGATATCGGAACTTGGGATAACAAAGGGCCAGTGGCAAAAGCCTCATCACAGGCCTTGGTCCAGAATCTTgctcagcagccagcacaggtgTCTCCACAGCCCATGGGCCAGCAGATCAATAGTAGCCCACCGGTGACCCAGGCTCTGGgtgggcagcagccacaggtgcTGCCGCCACCAGCCCCGCTGCCTGTGCCACCGGCCCAGCCCACCCGCTGGGTTCCCCCTCGGAATCGTGGCAGCGGCTTTAGCCAGAATGGAGTGGATGGTAACGGAGTGGGACAGGCTCAGGCCAGTTCTCCTTCAGAGCCACACCCGGTCTTGGAGAAGTTGAGATCTGTCAACAACTACAACCCCAAGGATTTTGACTGGAACCCAAAGCATGGGCGGGTTTTCATCATTAAGAGTTACTCTGAGGACGATATCCACCGTTCCATTAAATACAACATCTGGTGCAGTACAGAGCATGGCAACAAGAGACTGGATGCAGCCTATCGCTCCATGAATGGGAAGGGCCCTGTATACTTACTATTCAGTGTCAACGGTAGTGGTCACTTCTGCGGCGCAGCAGAAATGAAATCTGCTGTGGACTATAACACCTGTGCAGGTGTGTGGTCTCAGGACAAATGGAAGGGACGTTTTGATGTCAGGTGGATTTTTGTGAAGGACGTTCCCAACAGCCAGCTGCGACACATCCGCCTAGAGAACAATGAGAATAAACCAGTGACCAACTCCAGGGACACTCAGGAGGTGCCTCTGGAAAAGGCTAAGCAGGTGTTGAAAATCATTGCTACCTACAAGCACACCACTTCCATCTTTGATGACTTCTCACACTATGAGAAACgccaagaggaggaggaaaatgttAAGAAG
- the YTHDF2 gene encoding YTH domain-containing family protein 2 isoform X2 encodes MSDSYLPSYFSPSIGFSYSLGEAAWSTGGDPPMPYLTSYGQLSNGEPHFLPDAMFGQPGALGSTPFLGQHGFNFFPSGIDFSAWGNNSSQGQSTQSSGYSSNYAYAPSSLGGAMIDGQSTFANETLNKAPGMNAIDQGMAALKLGSADVTSSVPKVVGSAVGSGSITSNIVTSNSLPLAAIAPPKPTSWADIASKPAKQQPKLKTKNGIAGSSLPPPPIKHNMDIGTWDNKGPVAKASSQALVQNLAQQPAQVSPQPMGQQINSSPPVTQALGGQQPQVLPPPAPLPVPPAQPTRWVPPRNRGSGFSQNGVDGNGVGQAQASSPSEPHPVLEKLRSVNNYNPKDFDWNPKHGRVFIIKSYSEDDIHRSIKYNIWCSTEHGNKRLDAAYRSMNGKGPVYLLFSVNGSGHFCGAAEMKSAVDYNTCAGVWSQDKWKGRFDVRWIFVKDVPNSQLRHIRLENNENKPVTNSRDTQEVPLEKAKQVLKIIATYKHTTSIFDDFSHYEKRQEEEENVKKERQGRVK; translated from the coding sequence ATGTCTGATTCCTACTTACCAAGCTACTTCAGTCCCTCCATTGGATTCTCCTACTCCTTAGGCGAAGCTGCCTGGTCCACAGGGGGAGACCCCCCCATGCCCTACCTGACCTCGTATGGACAGCTGAGCAACGGGGAGCCTCACTTCCTCCCTGACGCCATGTTCGGGCAGCCAGGGGCCCTTGGCAGCACTCCGTTCCTCGGGCAGCACGGCTTTAACTTCTTTCCAAGTGGGATTGACTTTTCAGCTTGGGGGAATAACAGTTCTCAGGGACAATCCACTCAAAGCTCTGGCTACAGCAGCAACTATGCTTACGCTCCCAGCTCACTGGGAGGGGCCATGATCGATGGACAGTCGACCTTTGCCAACGAGACTCTGAACAAGGCTCCTGGCATGAATGCCATCGACCAGGGCATGGCAGCCCTCAAGCTGGGCAGCGCAGACGTGACAAGCAGTGTCCCAAAAGTCGTCGGCTCAGCCGTGGGCAGCGGATCTATCACCAGTAATATTGTGACATCGAACAGTTTGCCTTTGGCAGCGATTGCACCACCAAAGCCAACTTCATGGGCTGACATTGCCAGCAAACCCGCCAAGCAGCAGCCCAAGCTGAAGACCAAGAATGGCATTGCAGGGTCAAGTCTTCCACCACCTCCCATAAAACATAACATGGATATCGGAACTTGGGATAACAAAGGGCCAGTGGCAAAAGCCTCATCACAGGCCTTGGTCCAGAATCTTgctcagcagccagcacaggtgTCTCCACAGCCCATGGGCCAGCAGATCAATAGTAGCCCACCGGTGACCCAGGCTCTGGgtgggcagcagccacaggtgcTGCCGCCACCAGCCCCGCTGCCTGTGCCACCGGCCCAGCCCACCCGCTGGGTTCCCCCTCGGAATCGTGGCAGCGGCTTTAGCCAGAATGGAGTGGATGGTAACGGAGTGGGACAGGCTCAGGCCAGTTCTCCTTCAGAGCCACACCCGGTCTTGGAGAAGTTGAGATCTGTCAACAACTACAACCCCAAGGATTTTGACTGGAACCCAAAGCATGGGCGGGTTTTCATCATTAAGAGTTACTCTGAGGACGATATCCACCGTTCCATTAAATACAACATCTGGTGCAGTACAGAGCATGGCAACAAGAGACTGGATGCAGCCTATCGCTCCATGAATGGGAAGGGCCCTGTATACTTACTATTCAGTGTCAACGGTAGTGGTCACTTCTGCGGCGCAGCAGAAATGAAATCTGCTGTGGACTATAACACCTGTGCAGGTGTGTGGTCTCAGGACAAATGGAAGGGACGTTTTGATGTCAGGTGGATTTTTGTGAAGGACGTTCCCAACAGCCAGCTGCGACACATCCGCCTAGAGAACAATGAGAATAAACCAGTGACCAACTCCAGGGACACTCAGGAGGTGCCTCTGGAAAAGGCTAAGCAGGTGTTGAAAATCATTGCTACCTACAAGCACACCACTTCCATCTTTGATGACTTCTCACACTATGAGAAACgccaagaggaggaggaaaatgttAAGAAG